A stretch of DNA from Micromonospora sp. WMMD1155:
CTCAGCCAAGCTTGGCCCGGAAGAGTTCCAGGGTGCGGGCGAAGGCCGTGGCGGCGGCGCGCTGGTCGAACGCCTCCGGCCGGTCGTCGTTGAAGAAGGCGTGCGACGTGCCCGGGTAGTCGTAGAGGTGGCAGTCGCCACCGGCCTCCTCGATGGCCCGGCGCGCGGCTTGTACGCCCTCGGCCGCCGACGTGCCGTCCTCTTCGGAGCAGTGGATGACCGCGGCCTTCCCGGCGTAGTCCGCCCAGTCGGGACGCATCGACTCCCAGGGCAGCACGGGATAGAAGCCGGCGGTGGCGACGATCCGCTCGGAGATGGTGGCCGACCAGAGGGCGAGGCTGCCACCGGCGCAGAAGCCCACGGCACCGACCTTACCGGTGACCTCGGGCCGCCCGGCGAGATAGTCGGCCGCGCCGGCGATGTCCTTCGCCGCCTCGTCCATACGCATCGCCATCAGGAGTCGCTGCGCCTCGTCGGGTTCGCTGGTCGTCTCACCGTGGTAGAAGTCCGGGGC
This window harbors:
- a CDS encoding dienelactone hydrolase family protein, coding for MGEMVSYRSNGGASEGYLAIPASGTASPAVVVIQEWWGLVPHIRSVADRFAEAGFVALAPDFYHGETTSEPDEAQRLLMAMRMDEAAKDIAGAADYLAGRPEVTGKVGAVGFCAGGSLALWSATISERIVATAGFYPVLPWESMRPDWADYAGKAAVIHCSEEDGTSAAEGVQAARRAIEEAGGDCHLYDYPGTSHAFFNDDRPEAFDQRAAATAFARTLELFRAKLG